The Halomonas sp. KG2 genome contains a region encoding:
- a CDS encoding chloride channel protein, whose product MDSPSTDSVSTRHPLAVLRFLGLVVLGSGVGGVAALAAVGFVNTVVWLNDLLLISPRGQMMAANTTLVTLATLLVPIFGGLLVGQLHRGLPEGRPHTPADVIAAVQTRRGCLPAKAGALSALSGLVSLGAGASVGQYGPLVHLGATLGSLITRLLRLGRSEDNITIACGVAAAIAAAFNAPLAGIVFAHEVVLRHYALRAFAPVAAAAIVGYVLASQLLAQGALFHITEPAIPKPWEFALFLALGGLGALVAGAYIHAILAMGQLAKRLPLPTSLRPALAGALLGLTALWIPDILGMGQETLRFATLPGAYGGGELLLVLLLKLAATALCLGLGFAGGAFSPALVIGTLFGALAGTLVAELGGGQETFIFYAVCGMVAVTAPVLGAPLTTLLIVFELTGSYALTTAALASVTLASPLAAQLFGRSLFDIQLARRGLDLSAGRSRAVLQEERLTELISHDAVTLLPETPLTTAISRLSLAGRSEAYLVDDQGVYHGCVTLASLEALREDSESPTLADCPKAPRPVLDPQSSLWEAMHQLQKITGEAIAVVDEQRRFLGVAYESSIAQAFLHHSDALRREEHGAG is encoded by the coding sequence ATGGACTCACCCAGTACAGACAGCGTTTCGACTCGTCACCCCTTAGCGGTGTTGCGTTTCCTCGGTTTGGTAGTGTTGGGAAGCGGCGTTGGAGGAGTGGCGGCGTTGGCCGCCGTTGGCTTCGTTAATACGGTGGTATGGCTTAACGACCTACTGTTGATCTCTCCCCGGGGCCAGATGATGGCTGCGAACACCACCCTAGTGACACTAGCCACTCTGCTAGTGCCAATCTTTGGGGGACTACTCGTTGGTCAACTGCACCGCGGCCTGCCTGAAGGCCGACCCCATACTCCTGCCGACGTCATCGCTGCCGTCCAGACCCGCCGAGGCTGCCTACCCGCCAAGGCGGGTGCTCTCTCAGCGTTAAGCGGCCTAGTGTCGTTAGGTGCAGGCGCCTCAGTCGGCCAGTACGGGCCTCTGGTTCACCTCGGCGCGACACTTGGCTCTCTCATCACCCGCTTACTACGCCTGGGACGCTCAGAGGACAATATCACGATCGCTTGCGGGGTAGCTGCCGCCATCGCAGCGGCCTTCAATGCACCACTGGCAGGCATTGTCTTCGCCCACGAAGTGGTACTACGCCACTATGCCCTGCGCGCCTTCGCCCCAGTGGCTGCCGCCGCCATCGTCGGCTATGTGCTGGCCTCTCAGTTACTGGCTCAAGGAGCACTGTTTCATATTACTGAACCGGCCATCCCAAAGCCCTGGGAGTTCGCCCTTTTTCTAGCTTTAGGTGGCCTGGGTGCCTTGGTGGCTGGGGCCTATATACATGCCATTCTCGCGATGGGGCAACTGGCCAAGCGACTACCGCTGCCCACCAGCCTACGCCCCGCTCTCGCCGGGGCGCTGCTTGGTCTGACCGCCCTTTGGATACCTGATATCCTCGGCATGGGCCAGGAAACCCTGCGCTTCGCCACCTTGCCTGGGGCCTACGGCGGCGGCGAGCTTCTGTTGGTGTTGCTACTCAAGCTGGCCGCTACCGCATTGTGCTTAGGGCTCGGCTTCGCCGGCGGCGCTTTCAGCCCAGCACTGGTGATCGGCACTCTGTTTGGTGCTCTAGCCGGTACTCTGGTGGCAGAGCTTGGCGGCGGCCAAGAGACCTTCATCTTTTATGCGGTGTGCGGCATGGTGGCAGTAACCGCACCGGTACTTGGTGCTCCTCTCACCACGCTGCTGATTGTCTTCGAACTGACCGGCAGCTATGCCTTGACCACCGCCGCTCTAGCTAGCGTCACGCTAGCCAGCCCTCTGGCCGCCCAGCTGTTCGGCCGTTCATTATTCGATATTCAATTAGCCCGCCGTGGCTTGGATCTTTCCGCGGGCCGCAGTCGTGCGGTGCTCCAAGAAGAACGGTTGACCGAGCTGATTAGCCATGACGCCGTAACCCTACTCCCCGAGACCCCACTGACCACGGCTATCTCACGCCTTAGTCTAGCGGGGCGTAGCGAAGCTTACTTAGTGGATGATCAGGGGGTTTACCACGGTTGCGTGACCCTAGCGAGCCTGGAAGCCCTTCGCGAAGACAGCGAGTCCCCAACTCTGGCCGACTGCCCCAAAGCTCCTCGCCCAGTACTAGATCCTCAATCCTCACTTTGGGAGGCAATGCATCAGCTTCAGAAAATCACCGGCGAGGCCATCGCAGTGGTGGATGAACAGCGGCGCTTCTTAGGAGTGGCCTATGAGTCGAGTATTGCTCAGGCTTTCTTACACCATAGCGACGCCTTACGTCGGGAGGAGCACGGTGCTGGCTAG
- a CDS encoding valine--tRNA ligase has protein sequence MEKTYQPEQIETRWYERWEADNRFVPTGRGKPFSIMIPPPNVTGSLHMGHAFQDTIMDTLTRWKRMQGNNTLWQVGTDHAGIATQMLVERKIAAEEGKTRHDLGRDAFIDKVWEWKEESGGHITRQLRRMGASVDWSRERFTMDDGFYKAVQEVFVRLHEEKLIYRGKRLVNWDPTLHTAISDLEVENKEQQGSFWHFRYPLADGVKTADGKDYLVVATTRPETLLGDTGVAVNPDDARYASLVGKFIELPLVGRRIPIVADEHADMEKGSGCVKITPAHDFNDYEVGKRQNHLLINVFTKDATILEHAEIFDLKGTPQPDEDASLPAKYAGLDRFEARKQIVADMDALGLLEQVEAVNNTLPYGDRSGDVIEPLLTDQWFVAVETLAKPAIEAVENGDIQFVPKNYENMYFAWMRDLQDWCISRQLWWGHRIPAWYDAEGNVYVARSEEEAREKHGLGAEVALTQDEDVLDTWFSSGLWTFGTLGWPEKTPELETFHPSSVLVTGFDIIFFWVARMIMMTLKFTGEVPFKTVYVHGLVRDGQGQKMSKSKGNVLDPIDLIDGISLDALLEKRTGNMMQPKQAKAIAKATKDEFKDGIEAHGTDALRFTFLSQATTGRDIKFDMNRLDGYRNFCNKLWNASRYVLMNAEGEDCGTEGGDVELSLADRWIISQLQKTETQVTKAMDEYRFDHASQALYEFVWNEYCDWYLELSKPVLWDENASEEAKRGTRRTLVRVLETILRLAHPMMPYISEEIWQRVAPLAGTFVGDGASIMLQAWPEADESKIDEQATRDIEWLKGVIIAVRNIRAEMNIAPGKPLDVLLTKGKPEDAERLESNRHFLAKLAKLESATWLANPDDAPLCATQLVGDMEVLVPMADLIDKDAELNRLAKEIDKQDKLIGGIEKKLGNEGFIAKAPEAVVEKERGKLAEFQAAKQLLEEQRTKISAL, from the coding sequence ATGGAAAAGACCTACCAACCCGAACAGATCGAAACCCGCTGGTACGAACGCTGGGAAGCCGACAACCGCTTCGTCCCAACAGGCCGTGGTAAGCCATTTTCGATCATGATTCCGCCGCCTAACGTGACCGGCAGCCTGCACATGGGCCACGCGTTCCAGGACACCATTATGGATACCCTGACGCGCTGGAAGCGGATGCAGGGCAACAACACCCTGTGGCAGGTAGGCACCGACCACGCTGGTATCGCCACGCAAATGCTGGTTGAGCGTAAAATTGCCGCGGAAGAAGGCAAAACCCGCCACGACCTGGGCCGCGATGCGTTTATCGACAAGGTGTGGGAGTGGAAAGAGGAGTCCGGCGGCCACATCACCCGCCAGTTGCGCCGCATGGGCGCCAGCGTTGATTGGTCCCGCGAGCGCTTCACCATGGATGACGGCTTCTATAAAGCGGTGCAAGAAGTGTTCGTACGCTTGCACGAAGAAAAGTTGATCTACCGTGGCAAACGCCTGGTGAACTGGGACCCTACCCTGCACACCGCCATTTCCGACCTAGAAGTGGAAAACAAAGAGCAGCAGGGCAGTTTCTGGCACTTCCGCTACCCGCTGGCCGATGGTGTCAAAACCGCCGATGGTAAAGATTATCTGGTCGTGGCAACCACTCGCCCCGAAACCTTGCTAGGCGATACGGGTGTCGCGGTTAACCCCGACGATGCTCGTTATGCCTCGTTGGTCGGCAAATTTATCGAATTGCCGCTGGTCGGTCGCCGCATTCCTATCGTTGCCGATGAACACGCCGATATGGAAAAAGGCTCCGGCTGCGTGAAGATCACCCCGGCCCACGACTTCAATGACTACGAAGTCGGCAAGCGCCAAAACCACTTGCTGATCAATGTGTTTACCAAGGATGCCACCATCCTTGAGCACGCTGAAATTTTTGACCTGAAAGGCACTCCCCAGCCCGACGAAGACGCCAGCCTACCCGCCAAGTACGCAGGGTTGGACCGTTTTGAAGCGCGTAAGCAGATTGTTGCCGATATGGACGCCCTGGGCCTTTTGGAACAGGTAGAAGCAGTCAACAACACCCTGCCCTATGGCGACCGTTCTGGCGATGTAATCGAGCCGTTGCTCACTGATCAATGGTTTGTTGCGGTAGAAACCCTGGCCAAACCCGCCATTGAAGCGGTGGAAAACGGCGATATCCAGTTCGTGCCGAAGAACTACGAAAACATGTACTTCGCCTGGATGCGCGACCTGCAGGACTGGTGTATCTCCCGCCAGCTGTGGTGGGGCCACCGCATTCCCGCTTGGTACGATGCCGAAGGTAATGTGTACGTTGCCCGCAGCGAAGAGGAAGCCCGCGAAAAGCACGGCCTAGGCGCAGAGGTAGCGCTGACCCAAGACGAAGACGTGCTCGACACCTGGTTCAGCTCGGGCCTGTGGACGTTTGGCACGCTAGGCTGGCCAGAAAAAACCCCAGAACTGGAAACCTTTCACCCCTCCAGCGTGCTGGTGACCGGTTTTGACATTATCTTCTTCTGGGTTGCCCGGATGATCATGATGACCCTCAAGTTCACTGGCGAAGTACCGTTCAAAACCGTTTATGTACACGGTTTAGTACGCGACGGTCAGGGTCAGAAAATGTCCAAATCCAAGGGCAATGTGCTGGACCCCATCGACCTGATTGACGGCATCAGCCTGGATGCGCTATTGGAAAAGCGCACCGGCAATATGATGCAGCCGAAACAGGCCAAAGCCATTGCCAAAGCGACCAAGGACGAGTTTAAAGACGGCATCGAAGCCCACGGCACCGATGCCCTGCGCTTTACGTTCCTTTCCCAGGCAACCACCGGGCGCGATATCAAGTTTGATATGAACCGCCTGGATGGCTACCGCAACTTCTGCAACAAGCTGTGGAACGCTTCACGCTACGTGCTAATGAATGCCGAAGGTGAAGATTGCGGCACAGAGGGTGGCGACGTTGAGCTTTCACTGGCCGACCGCTGGATTATTTCCCAGCTGCAGAAAACTGAAACCCAGGTCACCAAAGCGATGGACGAGTACCGTTTCGACCACGCCTCCCAAGCGCTGTATGAGTTTGTCTGGAACGAGTACTGCGACTGGTATCTGGAGCTTTCCAAGCCGGTCTTGTGGGACGAAAATGCCAGTGAGGAAGCCAAACGTGGCACCCGCCGTACGCTGGTCCGCGTCCTGGAAACCATTCTGCGCCTCGCCCACCCGATGATGCCCTATATCTCAGAAGAGATCTGGCAGCGCGTTGCACCACTGGCAGGCACCTTCGTCGGTGATGGCGCGTCTATCATGCTCCAAGCCTGGCCGGAAGCTGACGAAAGCAAAATCGATGAACAGGCCACTCGCGATATCGAATGGCTAAAAGGCGTGATTATCGCGGTGCGTAACATCCGCGCCGAGATGAATATTGCCCCCGGCAAGCCGTTGGATGTACTGCTCACCAAAGGCAAGCCCGAAGACGCCGAACGCCTGGAAAGCAATCGCCACTTCCTCGCTAAGCTGGCCAAGTTGGAAAGTGCCACTTGGTTGGCCAACCCAGACGACGCACCGCTCTGCGCAACGCAGCTAGTGGGCGATATGGAAGTGCTGGTACCGATGGCGGATCTAATCGACAAAGACGCCGAGCTCAACCGCTTGGCCAAAGAAATTGACAAGCAGGACAAGCTGATCGGCGGCATCGAGAAGAAGCTCGGCAACGAAGGCTTTATCGCCAAAGCCCCCGAAGCCGTGGTGGAAAAAGAGCGTGGCAAACTCGCCGAATTCCAAGCTGCCAAGCAGTTGCTGGAAGAGCAGCGCACGAAAATCTCTGCGCTATAA
- a CDS encoding HlyD family type I secretion periplasmic adaptor subunit translates to MSRPTSQLDFEHFVRHGRAKRPIGSSLLLLTIIGFLLIGFLWAYLTEVDEVTRGQGKVVPSRSLQVVESLEGGVVTEINVRRGDTVEQGDTLMVLSGGTLEGDYEESLQRLRSLQLRLQRLEAEINQTPLALDDALSQGAPSVAASETRLFHGRQLELSAELQVLEQQGYQRSQEKAELEAALSTARSGVQLAERELAIIQPLAQRGIEPETSLLRVRQSLNDLRGEVARQQSAVARAESSIAEIEDRKAAARNAFEADALAQLAEATSQVAELQKTLPGRADQVARTTIRSPVAGVVNQVHISTVGGVAGSGEPLVEVVPADDALVVEAHIRPSDIAFLYPGQPVKVKLTAYDFARYGGLDGELVTIAADAVQMPESGELMYPVEVRTDGYLYDADNEPLTIIPGMVAEIDILSGKRSVLDYLMEPVVKVRDRALRD, encoded by the coding sequence GTGAGCCGCCCGACCTCCCAGCTTGATTTTGAACACTTTGTTCGCCACGGCCGCGCCAAGCGCCCGATTGGCAGCAGCCTACTCCTGCTAACCATTATTGGCTTTTTACTGATTGGCTTCTTGTGGGCTTATCTCACGGAAGTGGACGAAGTGACCCGAGGGCAAGGCAAAGTCGTGCCCTCGCGCAGCCTGCAAGTAGTAGAAAGCCTGGAAGGCGGCGTGGTGACCGAGATTAACGTTCGCCGTGGCGACACGGTCGAACAGGGCGACACGCTGATGGTGCTTAGTGGTGGCACGCTGGAAGGTGACTACGAAGAGAGTTTACAGCGCCTGCGTTCGTTACAACTACGCTTGCAACGCCTGGAAGCCGAAATCAACCAAACGCCGCTGGCACTCGATGATGCACTCAGCCAAGGCGCACCTAGTGTGGCCGCGAGCGAAACCCGTCTGTTTCATGGGCGGCAGTTGGAGCTAAGCGCCGAACTTCAAGTATTAGAACAGCAGGGCTATCAGCGCAGTCAGGAAAAAGCTGAGCTCGAAGCCGCGTTAAGCACTGCCCGTTCCGGCGTGCAGCTGGCCGAACGAGAGCTGGCCATCATTCAGCCACTGGCCCAGCGTGGCATTGAACCAGAAACCTCGCTGCTGCGCGTTCGGCAATCGCTCAATGATCTGCGCGGCGAGGTAGCCCGCCAACAAAGTGCCGTTGCCCGCGCAGAATCTTCCATCGCTGAAATTGAAGACCGCAAAGCAGCTGCCCGCAATGCCTTTGAAGCCGATGCGCTCGCTCAACTTGCCGAAGCGACCTCACAGGTCGCAGAGCTACAAAAGACGCTTCCCGGCCGAGCAGACCAAGTAGCACGCACCACCATCCGCTCGCCAGTCGCGGGGGTCGTGAATCAAGTGCATATTAGCACCGTAGGTGGCGTAGCAGGCTCCGGTGAGCCGCTGGTAGAAGTCGTTCCTGCCGATGACGCCTTGGTCGTAGAAGCGCATATTCGCCCCTCGGATATCGCCTTCCTCTACCCTGGCCAGCCAGTGAAGGTAAAACTGACGGCCTACGACTTTGCCCGTTACGGCGGCCTGGATGGTGAGCTGGTCACTATCGCCGCCGACGCCGTTCAGATGCCCGAAAGCGGTGAGTTGATGTACCCCGTTGAGGTGCGCACCGACGGCTATCTCTATGACGCCGATAATGAGCCGTTGACCATTATTCCCGGCATGGTGGCAGAAATCGATATTCTCAGCGGTAAACGCAGCGTATTGGACTACCTCATGGAGCCCGTGGTGAAAGTACGCGACCGCGCCCTACGCGATTAA
- a CDS encoding type I secretion system permease/ATPase — translation MNAANPHTDALEQCLTFVAARLELPVSEAAVRAQRVGANTPLTPDGFIDAAERHGMVAALGEHALATLGNSLLPAVALLKNGRAVVIIERMDDERFALFDPALGKQPVDTALSALQAEYIGHLIAVRARYRPVTLNSEPAIQGGHWFWSALSSNRWVYTQVVIAAALTNFLGLATSLFIMVVYDRVLPNEAIESLVALTVGVSIALLFDFAVKTLRQLFIERAGQEADLRMGRRIFDHVLNLQMSAKRGSTGGFANTLREFESLRDFFASASLVALVDLPFIFLFIGVIYLIGGPLFMVPLIAVPLVLLIGLAVQPFLKRLSGQAFEESRSKQGVLIEAVAGLETIKASGAAPMIRQRWEESVQQQSNVGRKGRAIQQFALNATAFAQQAAQVSIVVYGVFLVGDGIISMGAMIACVILTGRALAPLAQLAQTMTRINQARTSYRALDQLMNMPSERPAGRHYLSRPTLEGKISLQDVSFRYPEQTTAALANINLTIEPGEKVALLGRVGSGKSTLARLLLGIYPPEKGAVLVDDTDIRQIDPADLRHNIGSVLQEAWLFSGTVRQNIAIGAHHPTDEQILQAAKLAGAHDFIARHPQGYDMPIGERGEGLSGGQRQLICLARALLGAPPMLLMDEPTSAMDIQTEKEVISRLKAASQLQTLVVVTHRTSLLALVDRVIIVDQGKIIADGPKTQVMRPVEAAPHRAREGAAL, via the coding sequence TTGAACGCCGCTAATCCCCACACGGATGCCCTTGAGCAATGCCTGACCTTTGTGGCGGCTCGGCTTGAGCTGCCGGTCTCAGAAGCGGCTGTACGCGCCCAACGGGTAGGCGCAAACACCCCGCTCACTCCCGACGGCTTTATTGATGCTGCCGAGCGTCACGGCATGGTCGCTGCGCTGGGTGAACACGCGTTGGCAACACTGGGTAACTCGCTGCTGCCAGCGGTCGCGCTGCTAAAAAACGGCCGAGCTGTGGTCATCATTGAGCGCATGGATGATGAGCGTTTTGCGCTGTTCGATCCGGCATTAGGCAAACAGCCGGTCGACACCGCGTTAAGTGCCCTTCAAGCAGAGTACATCGGCCATCTGATTGCAGTGCGTGCCCGCTACCGGCCGGTAACACTGAATAGCGAGCCAGCCATACAAGGCGGCCACTGGTTTTGGAGCGCACTCTCGTCTAATCGTTGGGTGTACACCCAAGTGGTGATTGCCGCTGCGCTAACCAACTTCCTTGGGCTAGCCACCTCACTGTTTATTATGGTGGTTTACGACCGCGTATTGCCCAACGAGGCCATTGAATCGCTCGTCGCGCTAACCGTGGGTGTGAGCATCGCATTGCTGTTTGATTTTGCGGTAAAAACGTTGCGCCAACTGTTTATTGAACGGGCGGGGCAAGAAGCTGACCTGCGCATGGGCAGACGCATTTTTGATCATGTACTCAACCTACAAATGAGTGCCAAGCGGGGCTCTACCGGTGGGTTTGCCAATACCCTGCGGGAATTTGAGTCGTTGCGCGATTTCTTCGCTTCGGCATCGCTGGTAGCGCTCGTCGATTTGCCGTTTATTTTTCTGTTTATCGGCGTGATTTATCTGATTGGGGGCCCGCTCTTTATGGTGCCGCTGATCGCCGTGCCGTTAGTACTGCTAATTGGCTTGGCAGTGCAGCCCTTTCTTAAACGCCTTTCCGGCCAAGCCTTTGAAGAGAGTCGTTCCAAGCAGGGCGTGCTGATTGAAGCGGTAGCAGGGCTGGAAACCATTAAAGCCAGTGGCGCTGCCCCCATGATTCGCCAGCGCTGGGAAGAGAGTGTTCAGCAGCAATCGAACGTGGGTCGAAAAGGCCGCGCTATTCAACAGTTTGCCCTGAATGCCACCGCGTTCGCCCAGCAAGCTGCCCAGGTGAGTATTGTGGTGTATGGGGTATTTTTAGTCGGTGATGGCATAATTTCCATGGGCGCAATGATCGCCTGTGTGATTCTCACCGGGCGGGCACTCGCGCCGCTGGCGCAGTTAGCGCAAACCATGACCCGCATTAACCAAGCCCGCACCTCTTACCGTGCGCTCGATCAGCTCATGAATATGCCTTCCGAGCGCCCCGCCGGCCGCCACTACTTAAGCCGCCCCACCCTGGAAGGCAAAATCAGCCTGCAAGATGTGAGCTTCCGCTACCCAGAGCAAACCACTGCGGCATTGGCCAATATCAATCTGACGATCGAGCCTGGAGAAAAGGTTGCGCTGCTGGGCCGTGTGGGCTCCGGGAAAAGCACCCTAGCGCGGCTACTTCTCGGTATTTACCCGCCCGAAAAAGGCGCAGTACTGGTAGACGACACCGATATTCGCCAAATTGACCCTGCGGATTTACGTCACAACATTGGTAGCGTGTTGCAGGAAGCGTGGCTGTTTTCCGGCACCGTTCGTCAGAATATTGCGATTGGTGCCCACCACCCTACCGATGAACAAATTCTCCAGGCTGCCAAACTGGCCGGCGCCCACGACTTTATCGCCCGCCATCCCCAGGGCTACGACATGCCTATTGGTGAACGCGGCGAAGGTCTTTCCGGTGGCCAGCGACAACTTATCTGTCTTGCCCGCGCGCTGTTGGGAGCCCCGCCGATGTTGCTGATGGATGAGCCGACCAGTGCAATGGATATTCAAACCGAAAAAGAAGTGATCTCACGGCTAAAAGCCGCTAGCCAGTTGCAAACCCTGGTCGTCGTGACGCACCGTACCAGCCTGCTAGCACTGGTGGATCGGGTGATTATTGTTGATCAAGGGAAGATTATTGCCGATGGCCCCAAGACTCAGGTGATGCGCCCCGTTGAAGCAGCACCTCACCGCGCGCGTGAAGGAGCAGCATTGTGA
- a CDS encoding TolC family protein, whose translation MSFNVDTRPRKRLLLSSVAAAFLLASPLLAAQTALDEPLPEAAPLPASSLEGPAFSPELTQLLTRFRWQTGQPMEASPALDTLRQKIQQALEQQPRILAQRSRERESVLQIDEVRAVRRPQVNAGLEYRNDLQRTESLPDRGSRVDAVITLSQLLVDFGASGERIRAADLSAEAAYWQSHASVEEEVLYALNAYLDVARVTAQRQLAEHNLQQHQRIFEDVQLRREAGAGSRADVLRAQSRLSDANSRLISLEGELARAINVYQEAFFTQPDELALPQGGALLSETSADQLLDNALARNASLRSQTLASEASEADAQATRNARLPSLSVAVEGRQFDVNEFNESDNDVALLFNIDYTPYSGGATSSRIAQAVERQQQSQFERQALYRELEREVRSAYTDTRTRLAELEAQTATLAAEEEALLAYRDQFAVGRSSINDLLDAQRDLFQTALELINRRVRWEQASFQQLAVTGQLLDVMEIYLERR comes from the coding sequence ATGTCTTTTAATGTTGATACGCGGCCACGCAAACGGCTATTACTAAGCAGCGTGGCCGCTGCGTTTTTGCTGGCAAGCCCATTGCTGGCCGCTCAAACGGCGCTTGATGAACCACTTCCCGAGGCTGCGCCACTGCCCGCCTCATCGCTGGAAGGTCCGGCATTCTCGCCGGAACTGACGCAACTGCTAACGCGCTTTCGCTGGCAAACGGGTCAGCCAATGGAAGCCTCCCCTGCGCTAGATACGCTACGCCAAAAAATCCAACAGGCTCTAGAGCAACAGCCTCGCATTCTGGCGCAACGCTCGCGTGAGCGTGAGTCGGTGCTGCAAATTGATGAAGTGCGCGCCGTACGCCGCCCTCAGGTAAATGCTGGACTTGAGTACCGTAACGACTTGCAGCGCACTGAATCACTGCCCGACCGTGGCTCACGCGTCGACGCGGTCATTACGCTCAGCCAGCTACTGGTGGATTTTGGTGCCAGCGGCGAGCGTATTCGTGCAGCCGATCTTAGCGCTGAAGCGGCTTATTGGCAGTCCCACGCCAGTGTCGAAGAAGAAGTCCTCTACGCCTTGAATGCCTACTTGGATGTTGCCCGTGTTACCGCTCAGCGCCAGCTAGCCGAACACAATCTGCAGCAGCATCAGCGAATTTTTGAAGACGTTCAACTTCGCCGCGAGGCAGGCGCAGGTTCGCGAGCCGATGTACTGCGTGCCCAGAGCCGCTTAAGCGACGCCAACTCGCGGCTAATCTCCTTAGAAGGCGAGTTAGCCAGGGCGATTAACGTCTACCAAGAAGCGTTCTTTACCCAGCCCGACGAGCTGGCCTTGCCCCAAGGCGGGGCGCTACTAAGCGAGACCAGCGCCGACCAACTGCTGGATAACGCCCTTGCCCGTAACGCCTCGCTACGTAGCCAAACCCTGGCCAGCGAGGCCAGCGAAGCCGACGCTCAAGCTACTCGTAACGCCCGTTTGCCTAGCCTGAGCGTGGCCGTGGAAGGTCGCCAATTCGATGTGAATGAGTTCAACGAATCCGATAACGACGTAGCGCTGCTGTTTAATATTGATTACACGCCTTATAGCGGCGGCGCGACCTCCTCGCGTATTGCCCAGGCGGTTGAACGTCAGCAGCAGAGCCAATTTGAACGCCAAGCGCTGTATCGCGAGCTGGAGCGGGAAGTGCGCTCTGCCTATACCGACACGCGCACCCGCCTAGCGGAGCTGGAAGCCCAAACCGCCACGCTTGCCGCTGAAGAAGAAGCGCTACTGGCCTACCGCGATCAGTTCGCCGTAGGAAGAAGCAGCATTAACGATTTGCTGGACGCCCAGCGGGATCTGTTCCAAACCGCGCTAGAGCTGATTAATCGCCGTGTGCGCTGGGAGCAAGCTAGCTTTCAACAGCTCGCGGTAACCGGGCAGCTACTCGATGTGATGGAGATTTACCTTGAACGCCGCTAA
- a CDS encoding SapC family protein: MAHAAHWVPLDVKRHGGLMWQRFTAYHFAQHITQASLAEAELRHAAASFPVGFTQTASGWQAVALLGLRDEQNLIVDSQGGWRAAYVPAALRSHPFGLHAEYPEKLCIDQHSPFVVARLDAEPFFNQHGELASFPQQVLAFLQQREAGCKRVAQQLDALANAKLLTPWQPEGYQGSAPLYQIDEPAWKALSAEQMGLFWQLGAVPLVYAQLISQQQLGVLRSLLQRPTTPPPEANASRPLSEWQEAFSSEERYQWPDPS, translated from the coding sequence ATGGCCCACGCTGCCCACTGGGTGCCGCTTGACGTTAAGCGCCACGGCGGTTTGATGTGGCAACGTTTTACTGCCTACCATTTTGCTCAGCACATTACCCAGGCAAGCCTAGCAGAAGCCGAGTTACGCCATGCGGCCGCTAGTTTTCCAGTTGGGTTCACCCAAACAGCATCAGGTTGGCAGGCCGTCGCACTACTGGGGCTGCGCGATGAACAAAATCTCATCGTCGATAGCCAAGGGGGCTGGCGCGCGGCGTATGTGCCCGCCGCCCTGCGAAGCCACCCCTTCGGGCTGCATGCTGAATATCCTGAAAAGCTATGCATCGACCAGCATTCGCCTTTTGTGGTGGCGCGCCTGGATGCCGAGCCTTTCTTTAACCAACACGGCGAGCTAGCCAGCTTCCCCCAACAAGTACTGGCTTTTCTCCAGCAGCGGGAAGCGGGTTGTAAGCGAGTTGCACAGCAGCTTGATGCATTGGCCAATGCCAAGCTGCTCACGCCTTGGCAGCCAGAAGGCTATCAAGGCAGCGCGCCGCTATATCAAATTGATGAGCCCGCTTGGAAGGCGCTATCCGCTGAACAAATGGGGCTTTTCTGGCAATTGGGTGCGGTCCCTTTAGTGTACGCTCAGCTCATATCCCAACAGCAGCTTGGCGTTCTTCGCAGTCTTCTCCAGCGGCCAACAACACCGCCGCCAGAAGCAAACGCTTCCCGTCCCCTTTCCGAGTGGCAAGAAGCGTTCAGCAGCGAAGAACGCTATCAATGGCCGGATCCCTCTTAA